From the genome of Carnobacterium viridans:
ATCAGCTGCATAGTAGTCGTCATTTTTTACTAAGTCCCAAGTTAGCCCTGTGCCATCCCAATTTTCTAATGTAAATGGACCATTAGCGAGCAAGGCTTCACTAGAAGTTCCATAATTATCTCCTTGTTCTTGAACAAAGGCTTCATTTTGAGGGAAGAAAGCTGTAAAAGCTAACAAGAATTCAAAGTAAGGCGTTGGTTGCGTTAGGTTAAAGGTAATTTCATGATCGCCATTAGCTGTAACGCCAAGTTCGCTGACATCTGCTTCACCAGCCATGATTTCAGGTGCATTTTCAATCGTTTCTGCTAGATAACTATAAGAAGCACCAGTATCAGGATCGACTAATTTTTGCATAGCGTACACGAAATCATTTGCTGTAACGGGATCGCCGTTAGACCAAACAGCATCGTCACGAAGCGTATACGTGTATGTAAGTCCATCTTCTGAAATCACTCCTTCGTCAGCTGCAATAGCAGGGACAGGATTTCCTTCTTCATCAATACGTAATAATCCTTCAATAACATGTCCTAAATAATTGGAACTATTGATATCAGTGATTAAAGCCGTATCCATGGTAGATAACTCCGTAGGGGCAGTATAATTAACGACCTGTTCCCCAGAGGTAGAGCCTGCAGAATCATCGCTCGTTGAATTTGAAGAATCTCCATTTCCACCGCACGCAGTTAATAAAAATGCTGTACTCATTGTAGCTGCTAATTTATATGAATTTCTCACTATAAACACTCCTTAATCTAATTTAGTTAACCTTATTTTAATAGGATAACACGTTTATACAAAAAAATGTATGATTTAACCTAAATATTTGCATAATTCTGAATAAAAGACAGAATATAATACGAATAAAGGGTGTCGCTCAATTTTTTTTGCAAAAAAAAGAGTCTTCTTACAAGTTATCGCAAATCAACGATAAGCTATAAAGAAGGCTCCATTTCTAAGATAGAGGTTGCTACTGACTAAGTTTTTTTGATGAATTGATCTTTGCAGTGTGGACATTTGATACTGATTTTTCCTTTGTTTCTCGGTACGCGCAATTTTTTATGACAGTTGGGACAAGCGTAATACTTGTAAACTTTTCGTTGCAGAAATTTATTTCGCTTTTGGTTCCAACTCCTAGTAAATTGACGAGTGGATGCTAAAAATTTTTGGTTTTCCTGATACCGTTTTGTCCGATTGCGAGAAAATGTTCGATAGTAACCAAGAATAATAGCTGCCCAACCGAGTAAGCTAATGATTGACCAATTGAATAAGTTAGCTAAGACAACAACAGCCAGTCCTCCATAAAGCAAATAAGTTGAAAGTTTATCTACGCCATATCTGCCAATCATAAATTTTTGAATGTAAGTTTTAAATTTTCTCATTTAAAATTTTCTCCTCTTTTTCTTTGTTTCATAAAGATTACCATCAAATAGTGTAACATGCTGAACAGCATTCAGCGACCGTCTTTAGACTGAGTTTATCGAACAATAAGTTACCCAAACATCAAAAAGTTGGAATCCTAAAGTAATAGTTAAGTTTTTTTGCTGAAATGGTTTTCATAAGGCTTTACATTTGGGGGTAAAACGCTTACGATTTACATAAAGAATGTGTTTGGGTAGATTCGAAGAAAAGAGGGATATCATGAAAAAAATTGGATGGTTAGTAATAGCATTAGTAGTAAGTGGATGTGCAAAGTCAGGGGTTGAGAAACCTAATGAAGATAGCTCAGAGCAGGTTTCATCAAGCGAGTCATCTTTGCAAACGGAAAATCAAGCTGGAGAAGAAAAAAGAGTTTCATTTGTGGGAGTGGGAGATAACCTAATTCATAATGTGATATTTGAAGAAGCGCAAGTAGAAGACGGAACATTTGATTTTAAACCTATGTTTGAAAATGTAGCTGAAGATATTGAAACAGCAGATTTAGCTTTTATTAATCAGGAGACTTTGATGGGTGGAGATGAATTTGGTTTCTCGGGTTATCCAGCCTTTAATACACCTAGCGATATGGCAGATAATCTAAATACTTTAGGGTTTGATTTAGTAAATGGAGCATCCAATCATTCGTTGGACAAAGGCAGACAAGGTGTCATAAATACTTTAGAAATATGGGATAAGCAAGAAAATATGGTTTTTACTGGAGTGTTTGATTCACAAGAAGAACGAGATGCGATACCAGTTATTGAACGTGATGGAGTAACATTTTCCTTTTTAGCCTATACATACGGAACCAATGGGATTGAACCGGATGTTTCGTATCGTTTAAATTACTTTGATGAAGCATTGATTACTCAAGATATTGAACGAGCAAAACAAATCAGCGATTTTGTTATTGTCTCTGCTCATTGGGGTGATGAACACATGCTTGAACCGAATGAATTCCAAAAAAAATATGCTCAATTGTTTGCGGACTTAGAAGTAGATGCAGTAATTGGGACTCATCCTCATGTAATTCAACCGATTGATTGGGTAGAAGGGAAGAATGGGAATCAGACACTAGTCGTTTATTCATTAGGTAATTTCCTATCTGCGATGTCTACAGGAACTGAAAATAATATGTTAGGCGGTATGATTTCTTTTGATTTTGTAGTGAGTGAAGAGGAGAAAACCATTGAAAATGTGAATTGGGATGCAACAGTAATGCATTATACAGGTGCTAAGAGCGAAGCTGCGGATTTAAGAAAGAATTTTAGAATTTATAAGCTGGATGATTATACCGAAAAAATTGCCAGTCAACATACTCTTAACAGCTCTCAAGGAAATCAACTTTCTAAAGAGTCTTTGCAACAGACAACCGAAGCAGTTATTGATGCTGAATTTCTAAATTAGAAGAAAAAAATACAAGTAGTACCATTAGTTAAAAGTTATTTCAATAGGAGGTATAAAAATGAGTTTAGTAGAAGTAAAAGGCTTAACTAAACGATTCGGAAAATTTACTGCTTTAAAAAACATCAATCTCTCTGTAAATGAAGGTGAAATCTACGGGTTCATTGGTCCTAATGGTGCCGGGAAATCTACAACTATTCGTGTTTTACTTGGGATGTTGAAACCAAGTGAAGGACAAGTTACAATTTTTGGACAAGATGCTTGGAAAGATGCTGTAGAAATTCATAAACGGGTAGCATATGTTTCAGGTGAGGCTAATCTATGGCCTAATTTAACCGGCGGCGAAGTGATTGATTTATTCTTAGCCATGCGTGGCAATGGAAACCAGAACCGGCGTGATGAATTGATTCAACTGTTTAAACTGGACCCGTC
Proteins encoded in this window:
- a CDS encoding CapA family protein yields the protein MKKIGWLVIALVVSGCAKSGVEKPNEDSSEQVSSSESSLQTENQAGEEKRVSFVGVGDNLIHNVIFEEAQVEDGTFDFKPMFENVAEDIETADLAFINQETLMGGDEFGFSGYPAFNTPSDMADNLNTLGFDLVNGASNHSLDKGRQGVINTLEIWDKQENMVFTGVFDSQEERDAIPVIERDGVTFSFLAYTYGTNGIEPDVSYRLNYFDEALITQDIERAKQISDFVIVSAHWGDEHMLEPNEFQKKYAQLFADLEVDAVIGTHPHVIQPIDWVEGKNGNQTLVVYSLGNFLSAMSTGTENNMLGGMISFDFVVSEEEKTIENVNWDATVMHYTGAKSEAADLRKNFRIYKLDDYTEKIASQHTLNSSQGNQLSKESLQQTTEAVIDAEFLN